A genomic segment from Aegilops tauschii subsp. strangulata cultivar AL8/78 chromosome 1, Aet v6.0, whole genome shotgun sequence encodes:
- the LOC109766446 gene encoding uncharacterized protein yields MGRKKNVAIDDDEYSLPQDDEAAPPPAAAAEKPPPKKGGKKGKKGGKSAAHDDDDDYEPAPPPPPPAGDEEGDDPINVVFAGKKKKKKGGAGAGGMSAFDALAAAEDQDQDPASTAASELEAGKSEASGDLDDVDLDFDFSKSKKKKKKGKGARPSAEEDEEEAAPAAAAAPPAAAEEEEEQEAAAMAAKKPQKKKKKKGGFTVDDEDIDKLLAEMEDPPQPTQEAEAEPEQAKGGDSLAPDADDAGGKKSKKKKKKGGFTVDDEDIDKLLAEIEDRPAAAEEPEPKAAKVEDTVAAAATSVDDAEGKKSKKKKKKSGRTAQEEEDLDKLLAELGEGPAPAPEKEKPSQALPSASAVKEDAETAEDGNAEQKAGEGEVESAAAKKKKKKKEKEKEKKAAAKGTEAKKEEEKEPEAPKGKVDMKKLPKHVREMQEALAKRQEAEERRKKEEEERLRKEEEERLRKEEEEKKAEEAKRRKKEREKEKLLKKKQEGKLLTGKQKEEAKRLEAMRRQFLGESEVPVADGAAPEIKKRPKYDSKKKKAQTKASEAQKAAEEQQQEVNEANIDEEEYVIVDQESQSQVAESETKTEPDQEVEEAKQEEEEEDEDDWDAKSWDDIDVGLSKTSAFEEEEEKEDKPVATKQETSKPQPAVPAVKNVAPPVDNSKKSETENVRANNGIAKKKGKKGSSKDDDADNASDLRSPICCILGHVDTGKTKLLDCIRRTNVQEGEAGGITQQIGATYFPTENIRERTRELKADATLKVPGLLVIDTPGHESFSNLRSRGSSLCDIAILVVDIMHGLEPQTIESLNLLKSRDAVFIVALNKVDRLYGWKTCPNAPIGKAFRQQNDDVKLEFNTRLTDIVTQFKMQGVNTALYYKNKEMEDTFNIVPTSAVSGEGIPDLLLLLVQWAQKTMEEKLTFVDEVQCTVLEVKVIEGHGTTVDVVLVNGMLHEGDQIVVCGMQGPIVTTIRALLTPHPMKELRVKGTYLHHKKIRAAQGIKISAQGLEHAIAGTALYAVRPDADIEDLKDAVMEEMSRVRNRIDKSGEGVYVQASTLGSLEALTEFLKSPAVNIPFCDFSIGPVHKKDVMKASVMLERKKEYATILAFDVKVMPDARDLAEESGVKIFVADIIYHLFDQFTAYIKNIREEKKKDSAEEAVFPCVLKIMPNCVFNKKDPIVLGVDILEGIAKVGTPLCIPSKEFIDIGKIASIEINHKQVDTATKGQKVAIKIIGSNSDEQQKSFGRHFEMEDELVSHITRRSIDLLKENYRDDLTMDDWKLVMKLKKILSIP; encoded by the exons ATGGGGCGCAAGAAGAACGTCGCCATCGACGACGACGAGTACTCCCTGCCGCAGGACGACgaggccgcgccgccgcccgccgccgccgcggagaAGCCACCGCCCAAGAAGGGCGGCAAGAAGGGGAAGAAGGGCGGCAAGTCCGCCGcgcacgacgacgacgacgactacgagcccgccccaccgccgcccccgccggcgggGGATGAGGAGGGGGACGACCCGATCAACGTCGTCTTCGccggcaagaagaagaagaagaagggcggcgccggcgcgggcggGATGAGCGCCTTCGACGCCCTCGCGGCCGCCGAGGACCAGGACCAGGaccccgcctccaccgccgcatCCGAGCTCGAGGCCGGTAAGTCTGAGGCCAGCGGCGATCTCGACGACGTCGACCTCGATTTCGACTTCAGCAAGtccaagaagaaaaagaagaagggcaagggagCTCGCCCGTCCGCCgaggaagacgaggaggaggctgctcctgctgctgcggCGGCGCCCCCAGCTGCtgccgaggaagaggaggagcaggaggctgCGGCCATGGCTGCCAAGAAGCcacagaagaagaagaaaaagaagggcGGGTTTACCGTGGACGATGAGGACATCGACAAGCTCCTGGCTGAGATGGAGGATCCTCCCCAACCCACACAGGAGGCCGAGGCTGAGCCTGAGCAGGCTAAAGGTGGGGATTCTCTGGCCCCAGATGCTGATGATGCCGGCGGAAAGAAatcgaagaagaagaaaaagaagggaGGGTTTACTGTGGATGATGAGGACATTGACAAGCTCCTTGCAGAGATTGAAGACCGGCCTGCTGCCGCTGAGGAGCCTGAGCCCAAGGCTGCCAAGGTCGAGGatactgttgctgctgctgcgaCCAGTGTGGATGATGCTGAAGGGAAGAAatcaaagaagaaaaagaagaagagcgGAAGGACAGCACAGGAAGAGGAGGATCTGGACAAACTTCTTGCTGAGCTCGGTGAAGGACCGGCACCGGCACCGGAGAAGGAGAAACCATCCCAGGCActgccttccgcttcagcagtgaAGGAGGACGCTGAAACTGCGGAGGATGGTAATGCAGAGCAGAAGGCCGGGGAAGGAGAGGTAGAGTCCGCTGCAgccaagaagaaaaagaagaagaaagaaaaagagaaggagaagaaggcaGCAGCAAAGGGGACAGAGGCTAAGAAGGAGGAGGAAAAGGAGCCAGAGGCGCCTAAAGGCAAGGTTGACATGAAGAAGCTCCCAAAGCATGTCCGGGAGATGCAGGAGGCTCTTGCGAAGAGACAGGAAGCCGAGGAGCGGAGGAAGAAAGAGGAGGAGGAACGTTTGAGGAAAGAGGAAGAGGAGCGCTtgaggaaagaggaggaggagaagaaggcagAGGAAGCAAAGAGGAGGAAAAAGGAGAGGGAAAAGGAGAAGCTGCTCAAGAAGAAGCAGGAGGGTAAGCTTTTAACAGGGAAGCAGAAGGAGGAGGCCAAGCGGTTAGAAGCCATGAGGAGACAATTCCTTGGTGAGAGTGAAGTTCCAGTAGCTGATGGGGCTGCCCCTGAGATTAAGAAGAGGCCAAAGTATGATAGCAAGAAGAAAAAAGCTCAAACAAAGGCTTCAGAGGCTCAGAAGGCAGCTGAAGAACAACAGCAAGAGGTAAATGAAGCCAACATTGACGAGGAAGAGTATGTCATAGTGGACCAGGAATCTCAGTCTCAGGTGGCAGAATCTGAGACGAAAACAGAACCCGACCAAGAGGTGGAAGAGGCAAAacaagaagaggaggaggaagatgaagatGACTGGGATGCAAAGAGCTGGGATGATATCGATGTGGGTTTGTCGAAGACAAGTGCTttcgaggaggaagaggagaaggaggacAAGCCTGTTGCCACGAAGCAGGAAACTTCTAAACCGCAACCTGCAGTGCCTGCTGTAAAAAATGTTGCTCCGCCTGTTGACAACTCTAAAAAGAGTGAAACTGAAAATGTGCGTGCCAACAATGGAATTGCTAaaaagaaagggaagaaaggatCTTCTAAAGACGATGATGCTGACAATGCTAGTGACCTCCGTTCACCAATCTGTTGCATCCTTGGTCATGTCGATACTGGAAAGACAAAGCTGCTGGACTGTATTAGACGAACTAATGTGCAAGAAGGAGAAGCTGGCGGTATTACTCAACAGATTGGAGCTACGTACTTCCCAACTGAGAACattagagagagaacaagggaaTTGAAGGCTGATGCTACTCTCAAGGTTCCAGGCCTGCTTGTTATTGATACTCCTGGCCACGAGTCCTTCAGTAATCTGCGCTCAAGAGGTTCAAGTTTGTGCGACATTGCTATTTTGGTTGTCGACATTATGCATGGGCTTGAACCCCAGACAATCGAATCCCTGAATCTCTTGAAAAGTCGAGATGCAGTATTTATCGTTGCTTTGAACAAG GTTGATCGCCTTTATGGTTGGAAGACCTGCCCGAATGCTCCTATCGGGAAAGCCTTCAGACAACAAAATGATGATGTCAAGTTGGAGTTCAATACGAGGCTTACTGAT ATTGTGACACAATTCAAGATGCAAGGTGTGAATACTGCTTTGTATTACAAGAACAAAGAGATGGAAGATACATTTAACATTGTGCCTACCAGTGCAGTAAG TGGTGAAGGCATTCCTGATCTGCTTCTACTATTGGTGCAATGGGCACAAAAGACGATGGAAGAAAAGCTTACTTTTGTTGATGAAGTCCAG TGTACTGTCCTGGAAGTCAAGGTCATTGAAGGTCATGGCACTACAGTTGATGTTGTGCTGGTCAATGGTATGCTCCATGAAGGAGATCAAATAGTCGTGTGTGGCATGCAG GGACCCATTGTGACAACCATCAGAGCTTTGTTAACACCACACCCGATGAAGGAGCTTCGAGTTAAG GGCACCTATCTTCACCATAAGAAGATCAGAGCTGCACAAGGAATTAAAATATCAGCGCAG GGTCTCGAACATGCAATTGCTGGGACTGCACTATATGCTGTACGACCTGATGCGGATATAGAGGACCTGAAGGATGCTGTAATGGAAGAGATGTCGAGGGTTAGGAACCGGATTGATAAGAGTGGCGAGGGTGTATATGTGCAAGCATCTACGCTGGGGTCATTGGAGGCTCTCACGGAGTTCTTGAAGAGCCCTGCTGTGAATATCCCCTTCTGTGATTTCAGCATAGGGCCAGTGCACAAGAAAGATGTTATGAAGGCCAGTGTTATGCTTGAGAGGAAGAAGGAATATGCAACTATCTTGGCTTTTGATGTCAAAGTGATGCCTGATGCCCGTGATCTTGCAGAAGAGTCTGGTGTGAAGATCTTCGTGGCAGATATCATATACCACCTTTTCGACCAATTTACAGCATACATTAAGAACATAAGggaagagaagaagaaggacAGCGCTGAAGAGGCTGTTTTCCCCTGTGTTCTCAAGATCATGCCGAACTGTGTCTTCAACAAGAAGGATCCAATCGTTTTGGGTGTCGATATCCTTGAAGGAATAGCCAAG GTGGGAACGCCTCTGTGCATACCCTCGAAAGAATTTATTGATATTGGGAAGATTGCCTCCATTGAAATTAATCACAAGCAAGTTGATACAGCCACAAAAGGGCAAAAGGTGGCTATAAAG ATCATTGGGAGCAACTCTGATGAGCAGCAGAAGAGCTTCGGCAGGCACTTTGAGATGGAAGATGAGCTGGTCAGCCACATCACAAGGCGATCCATCGACCTTCTTAAGGAGAACTACAGG GATGACTTGACGATGGATGACTGGAAGCTTGTGATGAAGCTCAAGAAAATACTGAGCATACCGTGA